From Halalkalicoccus subterraneus, a single genomic window includes:
- a CDS encoding HD domain-containing protein → MGVEIKETPVSEAEFDEMKRFVYEYLDASVQNEEEGGRMRWYPWHSAEYRFNHTLNVLSLAEEIARKEGADVDVVRVAALFHDVAKLDADQEVHAEEGARVAREYLGSRGSFPTSFIDRVCRAIDAHTHSGDIAELSLEGRCLIEADLLDKVGANGTVLMLLRMGYEARTHMDSATMIDRVYERGQEACERIQSPTAETIAHERLKRVRWFCEWLESEVPEMERGPEALE, encoded by the coding sequence ATGGGCGTTGAAATAAAGGAGACGCCCGTCTCCGAGGCCGAGTTCGACGAGATGAAACGGTTCGTCTACGAGTATCTCGACGCGAGCGTCCAGAACGAGGAGGAGGGCGGTCGAATGCGGTGGTACCCGTGGCACTCGGCGGAGTACCGGTTCAATCACACGTTGAACGTCCTCTCGCTTGCCGAGGAGATCGCCCGTAAGGAGGGCGCGGACGTCGATGTCGTCCGGGTTGCCGCACTCTTTCACGACGTCGCGAAGCTCGACGCCGACCAGGAGGTCCACGCCGAGGAGGGCGCACGCGTCGCCCGCGAATATCTCGGCTCGCGCGGTTCGTTTCCGACCTCCTTTATCGACCGCGTCTGTCGTGCGATCGATGCGCACACCCACTCGGGTGACATCGCGGAGCTCTCGCTTGAGGGCCGATGTCTGATCGAGGCCGATCTGCTGGACAAGGTCGGCGCGAACGGGACCGTCCTCATGCTGCTTCGGATGGGCTATGAAGCCCGCACCCACATGGATAGCGCGACGATGATCGACCGCGTTTACGAGCGCGGCCAGGAGGCCTGCGAGCGTATCCAGAGCCCGACGGCGGAGACTATCGCCCACGAGCGCCTCAAGCGCGTGCGCTGGTTCTGTGAGTGGCTCGAGTCCGAAGTGCCGGAGATGGAACGGGGTCCCGAGGCATTAGAGTAG
- a CDS encoding ribonuclease H-like domain-containing protein produces the protein MRVENCFIAVDGVGERTERKLWEAGVTDWDAFAEAGSLPVGDSRAASIESFIDRARPRLEDGDVGFFADRLPSASHWRFYENFRPNTCFFDIETTGLSKHRDRVTTVSFHQGDETETLVAGDDLTREAIAARLDRADLLVSFNGARFDVPFLETSFDLTIDTPHLDLMYPCKRAGLTGGLKAIERELGIGREEAGVDGREAVRLWHAYEGGDEAALETLIRYNRDDTRNLAVLGDRVATRLDSEVFGTFR, from the coding sequence GTGCGCGTAGAGAACTGTTTCATCGCCGTCGACGGCGTTGGCGAGCGGACCGAGCGGAAACTCTGGGAGGCCGGCGTCACCGACTGGGACGCCTTCGCCGAGGCTGGCTCGCTTCCGGTCGGCGACTCGCGGGCCGCGTCGATCGAGTCGTTCATCGACCGGGCGCGTCCACGCCTCGAAGACGGTGACGTCGGCTTCTTCGCCGACCGGCTCCCGTCGGCGAGCCACTGGCGCTTCTACGAGAACTTCCGGCCGAACACCTGCTTTTTCGACATCGAGACGACCGGCCTCAGCAAACACCGCGATCGTGTGACGACGGTGAGTTTCCATCAGGGCGACGAGACCGAGACGCTCGTGGCCGGCGACGACCTCACGCGCGAGGCGATCGCGGCCCGCCTCGATCGGGCGGACCTGCTCGTCAGCTTCAACGGCGCGCGCTTCGACGTACCCTTCCTCGAGACCAGTTTCGACCTCACGATCGACACGCCGCATCTCGACCTCATGTATCCCTGCAAGCGGGCGGGGCTCACGGGCGGATTGAAGGCGATCGAACGCGAACTCGGGATCGGGCGCGAAGAGGCGGGCGTCGACGGCCGGGAGGCCGTCCGGTTGTGGCACGCCTACGAAGGCGGCGACGAGGCGGCGCTCGAAACGCTGATCAGATACAACCGCGACGACACCCGCAACCTCGCAG
- a CDS encoding alanyl-tRNA editing protein — protein MTDPLYLDDSTVREFDARVERVIDDGDTARVVLDRTHFYPEGGGQPPDRGTLSGAETWPVLDVQKTDEIYHTVEGAGPTEGDRLTGILDRERRQAHMRYHTAQHLLSALLLSKYDAATTGNQLYADRARLDCGYDRFTREELDGIEARMNDLVRANLDVRWYTLDRERAEAELDSKRTRLDLLPESITEIRIVEIGDGIASNPDEEPADPEDVYDRVACAGTHVERTGAIGRVEVTGRETRGKGEERLAFILEDE, from the coding sequence ATGACCGATCCGCTCTATCTCGACGACTCGACGGTACGGGAGTTCGACGCGCGCGTCGAACGCGTCATCGACGACGGCGACACCGCGAGGGTCGTGCTCGACCGCACACACTTTTACCCGGAGGGTGGCGGCCAGCCCCCCGATCGCGGAACGCTCTCGGGGGCCGAGACGTGGCCCGTTCTGGACGTTCAGAAGACCGACGAGATCTATCACACCGTCGAGGGCGCAGGGCCGACCGAAGGCGACCGGCTCACTGGTATCCTCGATCGGGAGCGCCGACAGGCCCACATGCGCTATCATACGGCCCAACACCTGCTGTCGGCGCTGTTGCTTTCGAAGTATGACGCGGCGACGACGGGCAATCAGCTCTACGCCGACCGCGCCCGTCTGGACTGTGGCTACGACCGCTTTACTCGCGAGGAGCTCGATGGCATCGAGGCCCGGATGAACGACCTGGTTCGGGCTAACCTCGACGTACGGTGGTACACCCTCGACCGCGAGCGCGCCGAGGCGGAACTCGATTCCAAGCGTACTCGTCTCGACCTCCTACCAGAGAGCATCACCGAGATACGGATCGTCGAGATCGGCGACGGGATCGCCTCGAACCCGGACGAGGAGCCGGCCGACCCGGAGGACGTCTACGACCGGGTGGCGTGTGCGGGAACCCACGTCGAGAGGACGGGTGCGATCGGGCGCGTCGAGGTGACCGGCCGCGAGACGAGGGGGAAGGGCGAAGAACGGCTCGCGTTCATCCTCGAAGACGAATAG
- a CDS encoding LysE family translocator encodes MTDVLGAVLAGVVLGLSLAAPPGPMNAIIAAESALRGWFSGVRAGLGAMSADACFFMLALAGVATVLQDAPTVRAVMMGVGGLLMGYFALDATRNARESFLARDAGESKGFRRTFALSVTNPYQILWWLTVGVALLDPGTLSVSIPLLGAIEIQTGSVAIVVGFFAGIALWITLFPLALTRLGRRVDGFAPLVAAGSAMVLAGFGLVFLYRAFVLL; translated from the coding sequence GTGACCGACGTTCTCGGCGCGGTCCTCGCTGGCGTCGTCCTCGGACTGTCGCTTGCGGCCCCGCCCGGCCCGATGAACGCGATCATCGCCGCCGAGAGCGCGCTCCGGGGCTGGTTTTCCGGAGTGCGCGCCGGACTGGGCGCGATGAGTGCCGACGCCTGTTTCTTCATGCTCGCGCTCGCGGGGGTCGCGACCGTCCTTCAGGACGCCCCGACGGTACGCGCCGTGATGATGGGCGTCGGCGGACTGTTGATGGGATATTTCGCCCTCGACGCGACGAGAAACGCTCGCGAGTCGTTTCTCGCCCGCGACGCCGGCGAGTCGAAGGGGTTTCGACGGACGTTCGCGCTCTCGGTTACCAATCCCTATCAGATTCTCTGGTGGCTCACCGTCGGTGTGGCGCTGCTCGATCCGGGGACGCTCTCGGTTTCGATTCCACTCCTCGGAGCCATCGAAATCCAAACGGGCAGCGTTGCCATCGTCGTCGGCTTCTTCGCGGGGATCGCCCTGTGGATCACGCTGTTCCCGCTTGCGCTCACCCGCCTGGGTCGACGGGTCGATGGGTTCGCGCCGCTCGTCGCGGCTGGGAGCGCGATGGTGCTTGCGGGCTTCGGGCTGGTCTTCCTGTATCGGGCGTTCGTTCTACTCTAA
- a CDS encoding TMEM165/GDT1 family protein, with translation ATGEFGDKTQLVTIGLAAQYGATSAIWAGEMLAIIPVSLANALFFHRFSRRVDLRKAHLVGAALFALFALDAFLSLLTGVSVWETAVGHISGVVSGVL, from the coding sequence GCGACCGGCGAGTTCGGCGACAAGACCCAACTGGTGACGATCGGACTGGCGGCCCAGTACGGTGCGACCAGCGCCATCTGGGCCGGCGAGATGCTGGCGATCATCCCGGTGAGCCTCGCAAACGCCTTGTTCTTCCATCGGTTCTCCCGCCGGGTCGACCTCCGGAAGGCCCATCTGGTAGGTGCGGCCCTGTTCGCCCTCTTCGCACTCGACGCGTTCCTCTCACTACTGACTGGCGTCTCCGTCTGGGAGACGGCCGTCGGTCACATCTCCGGGGTCGTCAGCGGCGTCCTCTGA